The following proteins are encoded in a genomic region of Arachis ipaensis cultivar K30076 chromosome B02, Araip1.1, whole genome shotgun sequence:
- the LOC107627196 gene encoding uncharacterized protein LOC107627196, whose product MADGWTDRCRRTLTNFLVYCPKGTVFLKSVDASHISKTADALFRLLRDVVLFVGPENVVHVGTDNAANYIATGRILDALRAMVTSREWTSSAYSKEIKAKKFVDQVLDSKFWNQCTNIVKLTEPLVRVLHIVDSEDRATMGFLYQAIYKARKEMVKRFQKRKRVVDPYLKILDSCWDSQLKRNLHAAGYWLNPAFRFNATEFEKHKQTTSGLLDVIERYAYGDAYLDSKLTSEMRIFKNSEGDFGRQSAIRERSPVMLDQWWESYGCGASNLQKLSIRVLSQTCSSSGCEDQLNLEDDRDDDEANNSSVENANQNETNQDVAPDLSDEERYPDFEITPWI is encoded by the exons ATGGCTGATGGATGGACTGATCGTTGTAGGCGTACTTTAACTAATTTCTTGGTTTATTGCCCTAAAGGAACTGTTTTCCTAAAGTCAGTTGATGCTTCTCATATCTCAAAAACTGCTGATGCTTTGTTTAGGTTGCTTAGGGATGTTGTGTTATTTGTTGGTCCAGAGAATGTTGTACATGTAGGGACAGATAATGCTGCAAATTACATTGCTACTGGAAG GATATTG GATGCATTGAGAGCTATGGTGACATCTAGAGAATGGACAAGCTCAGCTTACTCTAAAGAAATCAAAGCAAAAAAGTTTGTGGATCAAGTCTTAGATTCTAAATTTTGGAATCAATGCACTAATATTGTTAAGCTTACTGAGCCACTTGTTCGTGTATTGCATATTGTGGATAGTGAAGATAGAGCTACAATGGGTTTCCTTTATCAAGCTATTTATAAGGCTAGGAAAGAGATGGTGAAGAGGTTTCAAAAAAGAAAGAGGGTTGTTGATCCATATTTGAAGATTTTAGATTCATGTTGGGATTCACAACTTAAAAGAAACCTTCATGCTGCTGGTTATTGGTTAAATCCAGCTTTTCGATTTAATGCTACAGAATTTGAAAAGCACAAGCAAACAACCTCTGGCCTACTAGATGTCATTGAGAGATATGCTTACGGTGATGCATATTTGGATTCTAAATTGACAAGTGAGATGAGAATCTTTAAGAATTCTGAAGGAGACTTTGGAAGACAGTCTGCAATACGTGAGCGAAGCCCAGTGATGCttg ATCAATGGTGGGAATCTTATGGATGTGGAGCATCAAACTTGCAAAAGTTATCGATTCGTGTTTTAAGTCAAACTTGTAGTTCTTCAGGTTGTGAGG ATCAATTGAATCTGGAAGATGATCGAGATGATGATGAAGCTAATAATAGTTCTGTGGAAAATGCAAATCAGAATGAAACCAATCAGGATGTAGCTCCAGATTTGTCAGATGAAGAAAGATATCCAGACTTTGAAATTACTCCTTGGATATAA